A stretch of bacterium DNA encodes these proteins:
- a CDS encoding HD domain-containing protein: protein MPGETRDLVVGSPAEAQPPARVLIVDDEEITRNYLGMTLRRAGYRCDACGTGREALPLLLGDEYDLALVDLVMPGMSGQELLSRLARERASEFELALVVVSGETDIDAAMEAVKLGADDYIRKPMTREELLLGVSRALDRRRLIMENRNYQKHLEEMVRQQSDKIQNSLLKTIEALSRTLGAKDTYSLSHSRRVMELAAGTARELGLEEAETEKIRVGALLHDIGKLGVKDGILNKDLPLEEEEVDHIHQHPLVAETILGPIEELREIIGLIRHHHERWDGGGYPDGLAGAGIPRGATIIAVADAYDAMTSARVYNRPLAHPQALAELRRGAGSQFSPDAVAAFCRAFPEAPPAPA, encoded by the coding sequence ATGCCTGGAGAAACGCGGGACTTGGTGGTCGGCTCCCCGGCGGAGGCGCAACCGCCGGCCCGGGTGCTCATCGTCGACGACGAGGAGATAACCAGGAACTACCTGGGCATGACCCTGCGCCGCGCCGGTTACCGCTGCGACGCCTGCGGGACCGGGCGCGAAGCCCTTCCCCTCCTCCTGGGGGACGAATACGACCTGGCCCTGGTCGACCTGGTGATGCCCGGCATGAGCGGGCAGGAACTCCTCTCCCGGCTGGCCCGGGAACGCGCATCCGAATTCGAACTGGCCCTGGTCGTCGTCTCCGGCGAGACCGACATCGACGCGGCCATGGAGGCCGTCAAGCTGGGAGCGGACGACTATATCCGCAAGCCCATGACCCGGGAAGAGCTTCTCCTGGGGGTGAGCCGGGCCCTCGACCGCCGCCGGTTGATCATGGAGAACCGCAACTACCAGAAGCACCTGGAGGAGATGGTCCGGCAGCAGAGCGACAAGATTCAGAACTCGCTCCTGAAGACCATCGAAGCCCTCTCCCGGACCCTGGGGGCCAAGGACACCTATTCCCTGAGCCATTCGCGGCGGGTGATGGAACTGGCGGCGGGGACCGCCCGGGAGCTGGGGCTGGAGGAGGCGGAGACGGAGAAGATCCGGGTGGGGGCGCTCCTGCACGACATCGGGAAACTGGGGGTGAAGGACGGGATTCTCAACAAGGACCTTCCCCTCGAGGAGGAGGAGGTCGACCACATCCACCAGCACCCTTTGGTGGCGGAGACCATCCTCGGCCCCATCGAGGAACTCCGCGAAATCATCGGCCTGATCCGGCACCACCACGAACGCTGGGACGGCGGCGGCTACCCCGACGGGCTGGCGGGCGCCGGCATCCCCCGGGGCGCCACCATCATCGCCGTGGCCGACGCCTACGACGCCATGACCAGCGCCCGGGTCTACAACCGGCCCCTCGCCCACCCGCAGGCCCTGGCCGAACTGCGCCGGGGGGCCGGATCCCAGTTCAGCCCGGACGCGGTCGCGGCCTTCTGCCGCGCATTCCCGGAAGCTCCGCCCGCACCGGCCTGA
- a CDS encoding EutN/CcmL family microcompartment protein, producing the protein MLLARIRGTLVSTQKEQTLDGLAFFVCEQLDLEGKPLGKYVVAADAVGAGVGEVVLYASGSCGRYTSVTHNRPCDCVIMAIVDELEVDGRTVYRKSADDRG; encoded by the coding sequence ATGCTGTTAGCTCGAATTCGGGGAACCCTGGTATCCACGCAGAAGGAGCAGACCCTCGACGGGCTCGCCTTCTTCGTCTGCGAGCAGCTTGACCTCGAAGGCAAGCCCCTGGGCAAGTACGTGGTCGCCGCCGACGCCGTCGGGGCCGGGGTGGGAGAGGTGGTCCTTTACGCCAGCGGAAGCTGCGGGAGGTACACCTCCGTCACCCACAACCGGCCCTGCGACTGCGTGATCATGGCCATCGTCGACGAACTCGAGGTCGACGGGCGGACGGTTTACCGGAAAAGCGCGGATGACCGGGGCTGA
- a CDS encoding aldehyde dehydrogenase EutE has translation MNLTEDQIRAIVRKVVRDVSGEGGSASPAPSPAPSPAISLPAIKTGDGVFENLEEAIAAARRAQTRLLDLGVVKREEIIEAIRGCGRRNAEAFSRMVVAETGMGRVEDKIKKNLLVSNKTPGMEDLQPVAWTGDHGLTIMERAPFGLVGAIIPSTNPTSTVICNSIEMIAAGNAVVFGPHPGARVSSLFAIQEVNRAVAAAGGPSDLLVAVLQPTIETAQAMMKHPATRILCVTGGPGVVKAAMQMGKKVIAAGPGNPPVVVDETADIERAGRMIVAGASFDNNLVCVCEKEIFALASIADRLKQALRANGAYEISGEQIGKLKELVIAKDPGPGDEEGAPNKRFVGRDARFILEQIGVSVGDEVKIVLAEVPADHPFVLVEQLMPVIPLVRVDSVDEAIALAVKVEHGYRHSMYMYSRNVANLSKMARAADCSIFVKNGPCFSGLGFGGEGFCSFSIASPTGEGITRPIHFTRARRCVLVDYFRIV, from the coding sequence ATGAACCTGACCGAAGACCAGATCCGGGCGATCGTCCGGAAAGTGGTGCGGGACGTCTCCGGCGAGGGGGGATCGGCTTCGCCGGCGCCTTCCCCGGCGCCCTCGCCGGCGATTTCTCTCCCCGCCATCAAAACCGGGGACGGCGTCTTCGAGAACCTCGAGGAGGCGATCGCCGCCGCCCGGCGGGCCCAGACGCGCCTCCTCGACCTCGGGGTGGTCAAGCGGGAGGAGATCATCGAGGCCATCCGCGGGTGCGGGCGACGCAACGCCGAGGCGTTTTCGCGGATGGTGGTGGCCGAGACCGGAATGGGCCGGGTCGAGGACAAGATCAAGAAAAACCTCCTGGTTTCGAACAAGACCCCGGGGATGGAGGACCTGCAGCCGGTGGCCTGGACCGGCGACCACGGCCTCACCATCATGGAACGTGCCCCCTTCGGGCTGGTCGGCGCCATCATCCCCTCCACCAACCCCACCTCCACCGTCATCTGCAACTCCATCGAGATGATCGCGGCCGGCAACGCCGTCGTCTTCGGCCCCCACCCCGGGGCCCGGGTCTCGTCCCTGTTCGCGATCCAGGAAGTCAACCGGGCGGTGGCCGCGGCCGGTGGTCCCTCCGACCTCCTGGTGGCCGTCCTCCAGCCCACCATCGAAACCGCCCAGGCGATGATGAAGCACCCGGCCACCCGCATTCTCTGCGTCACCGGGGGCCCGGGCGTGGTCAAGGCCGCCATGCAGATGGGCAAAAAGGTGATCGCCGCCGGCCCCGGGAACCCCCCGGTGGTGGTGGACGAAACCGCCGACATCGAACGGGCCGGGCGCATGATCGTGGCCGGCGCCTCCTTCGACAACAACCTGGTCTGCGTCTGCGAAAAAGAGATCTTCGCCCTGGCTTCCATCGCCGACCGGCTCAAGCAGGCGCTGCGCGCGAACGGGGCTTACGAGATCAGCGGCGAGCAGATCGGGAAGCTCAAGGAACTGGTCATCGCCAAGGACCCGGGACCCGGCGACGAGGAAGGCGCCCCCAACAAGCGTTTCGTGGGGCGCGACGCCCGCTTCATCCTGGAGCAGATCGGGGTCTCCGTCGGCGACGAGGTCAAGATCGTGCTCGCCGAGGTCCCGGCGGACCACCCCTTCGTCCTGGTGGAACAGCTGATGCCGGTCATTCCCCTGGTCCGGGTCGACAGCGTCGACGAAGCGATCGCCCTGGCGGTCAAGGTCGAGCACGGCTACCGCCACAGCATGTACATGTATTCCCGGAACGTCGCCAACCTGAGCAAGATGGCCCGGGCCGCCGACTGCTCGATCTTCGTCAAGAACGGCCCCTGTTTTTCCGGGCTGGGGTTCGGCGGCGAGGGGTTCTGCTCGTTCAGCATCGCCAGCCCCACCGGGGAGGGGATCACCCGGCCCATCCATTTCACCCGGGCCCGGCGCTGTGTGCTGGTGGATTATTTTCGGATTGTCTGA
- a CDS encoding BMC domain-containing protein, producing the protein MAEALGMIETRGFAAMVEAADAMVKAAKVELVSYEKIGGGYVTAVVRGDVAACKASVEAGARGAEKVGELISVHVIPRPHVNIDRVLPLGRIPAEPEK; encoded by the coding sequence ATGGCTGAAGCTTTGGGAATGATCGAGACCAGGGGCTTTGCCGCCATGGTCGAGGCCGCAGACGCCATGGTCAAGGCGGCCAAGGTCGAACTGGTCAGCTACGAAAAAATCGGTGGGGGCTACGTCACCGCCGTGGTCCGGGGCGACGTCGCCGCCTGCAAGGCGTCGGTGGAAGCCGGGGCCCGCGGGGCGGAGAAAGTCGGCGAACTGATCTCCGTACACGTCATTCCCCGCCCTCATGTCAATATCGATCGGGTGCTCCCGCTCGGCCGGATTCCCGCCGAACCGGAGAAATAA
- a CDS encoding GtrA family protein gives MNSLRRQFTSKDHGPLVQFCKYAIAGVVATIVHVSVFYLMALKFIPALTPDDPISLIVDIPPHDLTDSVRSLHAALDNFIAFMISNSVVYLINIFWVFEAGKHSRCKEIVMFFAVSGLSVLIGTGLQTLLINSLGLDTSYAFFINAGVCLMINYAARKFFIFKN, from the coding sequence ATGAATTCCCTCCGCCGGCAGTTCACCAGCAAGGACCACGGGCCCCTGGTCCAGTTCTGCAAGTACGCCATCGCCGGCGTCGTCGCCACCATCGTCCACGTTTCCGTCTTCTACCTTATGGCCCTGAAGTTCATCCCCGCCCTCACTCCCGACGATCCCATCTCCCTGATCGTCGACATCCCCCCTCACGATCTGACCGACTCGGTCAGGTCCCTCCACGCCGCCCTCGACAACTTCATCGCCTTCATGATCTCCAACTCCGTGGTCTACCTCATCAACATCTTCTGGGTCTTCGAGGCGGGGAAGCACTCCCGCTGCAAGGAGATCGTGATGTTCTTCGCCGTCTCGGGGCTGAGCGTGCTCATCGGGACCGGTCTGCAGACCCTCCTCATCAATTCGCTGGGGCTCGACACCAGCTACGCATTTTTCATCAACGCCGGCGTCTGCCTCATGATCAATTACGCCGCCCGTAAATTTTTCATCTTCAAAAACTGA